The sequence GTCCCCTGTATATCTCTGTCATCACGAGGGTCGAGCCACGGCTTCAACTACCCCGAGTATTGTCCTCAGATTCTTGTTTTTGGTCTGAGGATGGCTGCAATAATGCTGTCCAATTGTACCCGCCTGTTTCCTCGTGCTCTGACACGTCTAACATCTTCATCCCGTGTTAAGGTGAGTCTCGTGTacgatttaatgatttttttcgcgTCCCATTTCCCTCCTTTATGTCAtaattactcatttttttttctctctctccacatCTTGGTGTATTCTGCCACGCGATAGCTCGTGTCGCAATGATTTTTCAGTGTTTGCTAGCGATATCTTATGTTGTAGGATATCCATTGGCCAAAATATGACTTTTTTAACATTACATAATCTTGGTACCTCCCTCGAAGTTTTCCTCCCTGTCACCGATTCGCTCATTCTTACCGGCATTACCTAATGTCATTCATCAGTTAAAATTTTCTTGAGTGAATGATTTTATGGAATCTCTTGAGTATTTTTAGTCATGACGCTGTTGAGACAATATCTGTCAgattaattcattcatttcctTCTGATTCTAGGTTGCAAGGTCCATTCATCACGagggtaattatttattcagatATTCTTTTGGCTTTTTTGGggttttatattaatttacaTTGTTATTGTTTCTAGCCCGAGTCCTCAGGAGGGTCAGGTGCTCTGGGTCACGACTCGGAAATTTGTAAgtttgtaattaaaataaagaatttctctagttaaaaattattagacaGAAGAAAATTCAGTTTGAAGACAATACAATTATTTTGAAGTTCTCCCAACcgattggaaatttatttaagaaaatattttgctaTTTCAGGCATAATGGATTCAATGGAAGCTATTGCTGGAACAATCAGCTGAGACAAATTCGCTCGAGCCAAGCATTAtgtatattttaaaattaattttggaaattaaaatgattttcgaATGATTTATAATAAGACTTTTTCATCTAGGGGCACTCCAGGATGTGGTTGTACCTCCCTTTGCTGAGAGTGTCAGTGAGGGAGATGTCAGGTGGGAGAAGAAAGTTGGAGATCAGGTGAAGGAGGATGATGTACTTTGTGAGATAGAAACCGATAAAGTGAGTCATAGAATCTGTAAACCtctcaatgaatttaattttaaccCTCAAgccaattatttattctattttagACCTCTGTACCCGTGCCTTCACCAGGCGCAGGTGTGATAAAAGAGCTGTACGTGGAGGATGGAACAACCGTGAAAGCAGGCCAAAAGCTCTGTAGTATCGATATAGGAGCAACCGGTGGAGCAGCcccagcagcagcagcagaagcTCCCAAAGCCTCACCTCCGCCACCACCAACTCCAGCTGCTGCtccaccacctccaccaccTCCAGAAGCTCCTGCATCTGTCaccccaccaccaccaccaccaccaccagcatCAGCACCACCTCCTCCTCAACGTCCAACAGCCTCAATGCCAGTAGCTGCCATAAAACATGCCCAATCCCTCGAAGGTGCCAAAGTTCAACTACCACCAGCTGACTACACTCGCGAAATAGTGGGCACTCGAACCGAGCAAAGAGTTAAAATGAATCGTATGAGACTGCGCATTGCAGAACGCCTTAAGGATGCTCAGAATACAAATGCCATGTTAACGACATTCAACGAAATTGATATGAGTAAACTCATGGAATTTCGAAAGGAGCATCAAgagaatttcaccaaaaaataTGGTCTCAAGCTTGGATTCATGAGCCCCTTCCTAGCAGCCAGTGCATATGCATTGAAAGATCAACCAGTTGTCAATGCTGTTATCGATGGAGGTGATATTGTTTATCGTGATTACGTTGATATAAGTGTTGCTGTTGCCACACCAAAGGGACTGGTTGTACCTGTACTTAGAAgcattgagaataaaaattttgccgaGATTGAAATAGCTCTGGCTGCTATTGGAGATAAGGCTAGAAAGGGCAAAATATCGGTTGAGGATATGGATGGGGGTACCTTCACTATCAGTAATGGTGGAGTCTTTGGATCACTCATGGGAACGCCTATCATTAATCCACCGCAGAGTGCTATTCTGGGAATGCATGGCGTCTTTGATAGACCGATTGCTGTCAAGGGACAGGTGATTAATTTTATCTGATCTtcattttttggtggaaaaaaattactcgagCTCCTTGAGAGGAGCAATTATTTACTAAATAATTGCAAGACTTCGGTGACTGCTTTAGTAATTTGTTTCATCTCTAAAAACCTCCAAAATTATCTTTTAGGAATTTACTATGGGAATATATCATCTAATTTGTTTACAGGTTGTCATACGTCCAATGATGTACATCGCCCTGACCTATGATCATCGATTGATCGATGGTCGTGAAGCCGTTATGTTCCTTCGTAAAATTAAAGACGCAGTTGAAGATCCGAGAATCATCCTTGCTGGTCTCTAAGATCGACTTAATGAGTCATATATGTTCACCGACATTGGCAAGTTCATTTTCTCCCAATCGACTTACATCGCAATCATCTAAACCCCCCCATTCTCTATCAATCACACACAAGTCTGGATAAATGTACAGTATCACgttatatttaatattatgATGAGTGAAAAAGAAACCGTTTAATACAGAAAATTTGTGACTGAATCAGTGAGCGACTAAGTTTATCAACAGTTGTAATTCGTTGAATCATTAaatgttttattgaattttatgattttgaaATAATGGAGGGCCTTTTTTTTTAGTCAAGTTCGCCGATGATGATGCTCAAATGAATGCGATGTACAGACGATTAGAGCGCAGATTGTTGTATATAATATGTAAGGGAGAAATTAATCGTTCATACGAGTGACTCGACGAAATtgtaaaagataaattttcattttcacaatTACACCAACGAGATTACTGAGTGAATGAAGCTATGATCATAAACTCAAGAGTGATTACGAAAAATGTGTAAGAGCAAAcatagaaaattcaaaatatcatTCTTAGTATTCGATTGATTTATCGCGTTATTCATCTCCCTGtagttatttatttcatcTAATTGATCTAAAAATATTCGTCAAATTTTCCGACGATCTTACCGCAGGTCAGTGAAAATAGTGCGTTAAATTTGAGATCACAATGAAATCACacctttaattaaattgaaagtgaaagttaaataaattatttaaaaaattactccaAGATTTTACAGTTATTTATTTCCTGCTGTACGATATTATCCCTCTGTTGGTCTGAACTGGAGAAGAATTAGAAGATACGTCACAAGCATtccaaaaatctgaaataccAATTTCAGTCAGAATATACTTAGTAATTAGTGCCATAAGAAACTTGAGGATTTCATACTGAATTCAGTAAAGTACaatccaatgaaaaaattccacacgccgtaaatccaatttttttatgcagcAATTCAATAACAAAACTATTCAGCTGATATACGACTTCTCCATCAGTTGGGGACATCAGGATGATATCATAAATAATATGTGTCGTTCGTTTCGcctgaataaaaatgtttgacGAAAAGTttgacttaattaaaaaaaaaatcaattaacacAAATAAATTTACCCACTTCAGTGCACAACATATTGACACTGGTGCTCAATATTACGATGGGACATAGTTGCACGAGAGTCCAAAAGCTAGAATTAACTGAGAGAATCAGAGGTGAGCTGTCCTCAGACTCCATAAGTGTCATGAGAAAGTAATAACAACTGGATACGGTACAACAACAGCAGTGAAAAATAACTAGTAGCACTGGAAACGAATAAAACTGCGAAACTTGACAAGATGTATTGTAAATTGTAGCCCATGCTCTGGTAAATCTAATGAAACTGCCAACACTCAACTGATTATCCAAAGAACATCCAATATAAAACAAATTCCCTTCAGATAATGACCACTTTCTGATAGTATCATTAAGTCCCTTCAATCTATCTCTCagaataaaattaacaaaactGAACTGTATCAAAAACCAACTGcagaaaataattccaaaacCTGATGTTATGAAGAATAACATATCACCAGCCATGATTGACGTAACGAGTAATCCAATCCAAAGTAACACCATCAGTGTAAttgtcattaatttaataaaatttcctaATATATTATCACAGACTCCGCACAACGCGTCCCCGAATTTTCGATCAAATTCACTCAACCGATTCCCGAATGCCATAATATGTCtttgaaagaataaataaaatattattattattactacgATTATGTTCGTCTGCACTGAAAGCACCACAATTATCATCATAGATATTGTCGAGTTATTTGGATAAGATATTTCGTATAGATCAGGAACAACAGCTACATTTACTCCAACGAAAAATATGACCAGTGAAATACTGTAAGCACAGGCAAATAATGAATATGAATATGTAACAATAAATGTCACggattttaaacaattaacgTCAATATCGATATCACACGGTGCTAGACCcatgagaaatgaaattatcgaaaaaGTTTGAAGCGTAATAAGATGGACTTTCGaatacatttttcaatattgtcTATTGATGGATATAAACTTCAGTCGAGACTGATTGAATTTCTCATTCTTTACGACAAAAGTAGTACCAGGAAATTCAATTTGTTAATGGATTCCTTTGAAAACTACGTACTACgccattatttattcatctccTAAGTAAAGAGGATTTTGTTGCGAttagatggaaaaaaattgcaatttattGATGGATTTACATTCCACTGGcgtaattatttacaaatacTTTTGTACTGATAACATTTCAATTAAACGAATTGCAGATTTTCACGTGAACTTTAACACTTAATAGTTGATTTAATTAACCCTACAATTGAACCATTATTTACAAGtttcataataataaaaagcGAATCCCAATTCCCCCAATTTAAAGCTCCTACACAGatagaaatattaaataaaaattttgttttttttttccttaattcGGAAGTGAACTGCgaattatcagaatttttacggaattatTACATAATTATTTCTAAACGGTCCATAatatttactgaatatttctcttcatgtaATTTATTACTCCGTAATGATGAACtgatgattcaattttttgaatcaGTTTCCGCTGGTTTGAATTGCAGAAGAATAAGAAGATATGTTACAATCATACCAAATATCTGCAAAGACAAATGGAATATTCAATATATTATTATCACTAAACATACAATAATTTCTTACTGAATGCAATAATGTGCAGTCTAACGAGAATATTCCACAAGCGTTGAACCCAACCCTTCTATGCAGTAATTCAAtagcaaaattattcaattctgATTCGATCTCATTATTTGGTGTGTACGTCTCCATGATATCGTAAACAATATCTGCCGTTTTTTCAATCTAGAATATCAATGTTACTTTAAAATGATGTACATCCCAAAAAagagaatttaaattttcaataaaacacTGAATaactgaatttaattaaacattaattattcaattaaataattaatttcacgaTATACATACTTCCTCGTGAAAGCCATTAACACTTGCACTGAGCACTACGATGGGATATAGAGTGAGAAGTGTCCAGAATATTGCGTCAATCATGATAATATTGGTGAAAGAAGTCACTTCAGGAGTTAACAATGTCAGAATACAATAATACATGCTATTGACAGAGCAACAACTGCAGTAAGATATAACAAGTAAAACTGGAAAAGAGTAGAATTTGGCAACTTCATgtgttattttataaattttttttctcgcctgTTTCATCAcagttaaatttttaataattagccGATCATTAGTGAAACTTCCTTGAAATAAcgaattttcagtaaaaccaATAGGATATTTGCCTATAGCAAGTAGAGCATTATTGAGCCCTTCAAAACGCCCCCGAAGAACAATAATAACTAAACTGTACTGAGTTAATAACCAGCTGAAACATGCTGCCCATACaattgaattgataaaataatattcttctTCAACCAGCCCAGTCATTATCACCAATCCaatccaaataaaaaataaaaaaataattggtaTCATTCGTTGAAAATGTCTGAGAGCATCATCACTCCTCCCAATGAGTTCATCACCATGTTTACTATCAAAATCACGCAGTTGATCTCCAATTCTGATAATATGTCTCTGCATTATTGCATGAATAGCGATTATTACGATAGCTCCTATATTTCCCGTTGCTGCAAGAGTTATTGTTatggtttttaaaatttttgagtCATTTGGATATGGCATATCTTTCAAAAATGGTACACCAATGCTAATTATCATGATACACATCACAATCAGAATAATATTGTATGCACATCCCACACGTGAAtacgaaaattcaaatgtTAATCCTATTCTATGAGCCGATCGATTCACTATTTTAATGCTACAAGGTGCTAAACCCAGCAAAGTCgaaattatataattaattttaaatacaaTGAGGTATATTTTAAAGTGAAGCTCTTTGGACTTCATTTTACTGGAAATGACACACCATTGGAAGTGTTGTTTTAAAtgacattgaatattttttttcatggtatATCTAACAGTTCTATCAGTATAATTAGCTAATGGTGCATCATGTTCTATGACAATGGTGATCCCATTGGGCCTGCAGGATCatgcattttttattagaCTGGAATAATCGTGCTGGTATATCTTTCACTAGTAatctttaaataaattcatacgaTCGTATCGTTAGATGAATCGAATTGTAGGAAAATCATCAGACACTTGACAGTCATAACAAaacttattattaaaaaaagacTAGGATTTGCTGATTGACCGTTCCAGGGTGCACAGCTttaactaattaaaaattctctggtTAACTAAATAAATACGTTAATAGATTTCTATCTTTTCATAATAGTTTTATCATGAAATGACTCATCAATTAGCTACATTCTATGAGTGGCGTCTctattatgaaataaaaaaattaattcccggATTTCCAATTCCCGCTATTGCAATTTATCATGATATTGTTTGCTAGCCAGAAATATTGTTTGCTGATTGAACAAATGTACGATCTAAGAAACTAACGTGTTTCTGTATTGGTTCAACTGTGAAACTAGTCAACAGTAAAATATCAAATCACGAGACGATTTTCCATGTTTGAAACTCTCGTAAATACACAAATTTTCTTCCCGGATACATTTTATCGATTATCAATGTTTGTATCTACAAGATTGATAAATTGACCATGAACTTCTTTGGGAATTTACGCACTAcgtaagaaaaattaaaataaaacgtcATCGAACTCGGAGTAAATAAATAGAGCAGCGTAGATCCATCTTATTCATTCGTTATAGTTCAATAGTTCTACATCATTATGGAGAACAAATTAcccattttcagttttttctgTATTTCGATAGTACTCTACACCAAAATTGatggtaattaataattatagtgATAACGTGAAAGAAAAGACGCAAATGAACaatcagagaaaaatttcaatatcggTATTAGAAAGTTTATGGAAGAAATGTCAATTGTTCTTTGTATTAATGTTAAAATTTGACGGATTatctagaaaaaaatggattgtGATTTTCTTCCAATACTTCATGTAGTTATTTTTGCCagacaatttgtcttcgtgtaTCGATAAACAATATTAATTACAGGTATTGGAGCAAAGCCACCATCGAAAATAATCGGCGGTGAAGATGTACTAATCGAAGAATTTCCGTCTGTAATTTTGATATATATGGATGACTATCATCTATGTGGTGGAACTCTCATCACAAACAAACACGTAGTAACAGCTGCACATTGTGTGGTATACCAACCTGAGAACAGTACTACATACACCGAAGAATATTATCCAGAGGAGTTGCTTGTGTGCGGAGGAAGCTCTGATACggggaatttttcacattgCCTGGAAGTTGAGACGATAAATGTTCACGAAGACTACACTGGTGATCCAGATTCCGACTATGAGCATGACATTACTATCCTAACGGTGAGTTAACAATGGAATCCATCAGGGATATTGCGAAAATTGGACAAACCAAAAATATCTACTATTTTTCAGCTCATAAGCGAGATCCCAGTGAGTTCAAAGTTAAAACCCATTAATTTACCATCTAAAAATACATATGCTGGTGAAGTAGGTACCATATTAGGTTGGGGATATACCTCTGTGAACGGATCACTTTCAACGACATTAAAGGGTACCCAGACGATTGTCCAGGATACTTTAAAATGCGAGCCAATGCGAAAGACTCAATTGTGTGTAGCCAATGGTTGCGGAGTTGGTTTTTGTGatgtgagaattttcaatagcaATTGTTATTTGTTCTACTActattagaataatttttaatattttctttggaTTCAGGGAGACAGTGGTGGTCCTCTCATCATTGACGATGAAATCGTCGGTGTTATTTCCTCTTCCATAGGATGTGCAACAGGTTCACCGGACTATCTCACAAGAGTTTATAGCTATCTTGATTGGATTCATAATATAATCGAACCAAATTTGGAAACTAATGAGTTGGAATCATCCAATGAGTTGCAGCATTGTTGAagaattatatatattttttataaaacgtAATATTTTGTGTATCTACAAGATTTGTATACTTGCAAATTCCCtacaattgttattttattgatgaaaCTCATTCATTGGCACTCAATTATCAAAGTCagagtaaaataaaatttttgtgcTTTTATGTTCAAATTTTAATGCCTCTCTTTTTACCTTTTCCCGCTCACACATTCAATTTCCACCATTTTGTCCCTAAAAATACCCTAGTAAAATATTCAGGACAACAAACATAACCTCATTGTGTGTGCACACGTGTGTTTGTACACGTTAGGAATTTTGTCCTTTCAAATAACAACAACATCCCGTGATTAATTCGAGTAGAAAACTTTAATGATTAAAACTACTGATCCCCATTGAAAGTAAGTTACCTTAAAATTCCATAAGTTTTACTTAATTTACAAATGAACCGATTTTCTAACCTCActttcatcaaaaaaaaaatctgtcagTAGTAAAATTTGGtcccttgatttttttttctgttattaattttcagagtCAAAATGgtgaaaacgaaaaataaaaagaaaaatctgtCGGAGACAGCAgtacaaagaaaaaaacaagagaGTAAAAAGCCGATAAATCCTTTTGAAGTACATATAAATAAGGACAAGCAAAAAGTGTTAGGTCGTAAGGGTAAAGCTGATAGAGGATTACCAGGTGTAGCCAGAACAAAAGCAATTA is a genomic window of Diachasmimorpha longicaudata isolate KC_UGA_2023 chromosome 16, iyDiaLong2, whole genome shotgun sequence containing:
- the LOC135170294 gene encoding dihydrolipoyllysine-residue succinyltransferase component of 2-oxoglutarate dehydrogenase complex, mitochondrial-like, which translates into the protein MAAIMLSNCTRLFPRALTRLTSSSRVKVARSIHHEARVLRRVRCSGSRLGNLHNGFNGSYCWNNQLRQIRSSQALWALQDVVVPPFAESVSEGDVRWEKKVGDQVKEDDVLCEIETDKTSVPVPSPGAGVIKELYVEDGTTVKAGQKLCSIDIGATGGAAPAAAAEAPKASPPPPPTPAAAPPPPPPPEAPASVTPPPPPPPPASAPPPPQRPTASMPVAAIKHAQSLEGAKVQLPPADYTREIVGTRTEQRVKMNRMRLRIAERLKDAQNTNAMLTTFNEIDMSKLMEFRKEHQENFTKKYGLKLGFMSPFLAASAYALKDQPVVNAVIDGGDIVYRDYVDISVAVATPKGLVVPVLRSIENKNFAEIEIALAAIGDKARKGKISVEDMDGGTFTISNGGVFGSLMGTPIINPPQSAILGMHGVFDRPIAVKGQVVIRPMMYIALTYDHRLIDGREAVMFLRKIKDAVEDPRIILAGL
- the LOC135170305 gene encoding chymotrypsin-2-like; translation: MENKLPIFSFFCISIVLYTKIDGIGAKPPSKIIGGEDVLIEEFPSVILIYMDDYHLCGGTLITNKHVVTAAHCVVYQPENSTTYTEEYYPEELLVCGGSSDTGNFSHCLEVETINVHEDYTGDPDSDYEHDITILTLISEIPVSSKLKPINLPSKNTYAGEVGTILGWGYTSVNGSLSTTLKGTQTIVQDTLKCEPMRKTQLCVANGCGVGFCDGDSGGPLIIDDEIVGVISSSIGCATGSPDYLTRVYSYLDWIHNIIEPNLETNELESSNELQHC